One window of Mesoplasma syrphidae genomic DNA carries:
- a CDS encoding 5-formyltetrahydrofolate cyclo-ligase codes for MTNKPQLRERYLKVRSMLSQKYLEECNKKITRKVIFFIEHYKLKRIGIFLSSKNEPETREIIKWCFNNQIEVYVPRCLTGILEMNFRLIKNFDTDIEYNPEYKIYDGSANTPILKNSNDLDALFMPLVTYDNKLARIGNGKSFYDIWIEKMNYQGYKIGLSQSTQLTNTPIITEEHDFNMNFVITEKEVNVAMVEEAEEEFDYDVTLWRFNDETIDN; via the coding sequence ATGACAAATAAACCACAATTAAGAGAGCGCTATTTGAAAGTTCGTTCAATGTTGTCTCAAAAATACTTAGAAGAATGTAATAAAAAGATTACTAGAAAAGTAATATTTTTCATCGAACATTATAAATTAAAGCGTATTGGAATTTTTTTGTCATCTAAAAATGAACCAGAAACTCGTGAAATCATCAAGTGATGTTTTAATAATCAAATTGAGGTTTACGTACCCCGTTGCTTGACTGGAATATTAGAAATGAATTTTCGCTTAATTAAAAATTTTGATACTGATATTGAATATAATCCGGAGTATAAAATTTATGATGGTAGTGCCAATACACCAATTTTAAAAAATTCTAATGACCTGGACGCATTATTTATGCCGTTAGTAACTTATGATAATAAATTGGCTCGAATTGGAAATGGTAAAAGTTTTTATGATATTTGAATTGAAAAAATGAATTATCAAGGTTACAAAATTGGATTAAGTCAGTCAACTCAATTGACAAATACCCCAATTATTACTGAAGAGCATGATTTTAATATGAATTTTGTAATTACTGAAAAAGAAGTTAATGTTGCTATGGTTGAAGAAGCGGAAGAAGAATTTGATTATGATGTGACGCTTTGAAGATTTAATGATGAAACAATTGATAATTAA
- a CDS encoding iron-sulfur cluster scaffold-like protein, whose product MIDITNDQLLRDIIMQHFVNSRNRGFEQKPQSFYQDLRSESCSDELTLEIFKTDNDGFEIKFEGSACAISTAATDILISMIFQKSDLEIKTLLATYEKMIETGEITNLNLLGELIAFKNIFKQKNRKTCALLGSKGLKSLFNF is encoded by the coding sequence ATGATTGATATAACAAATGATCAGCTTTTGCGAGACATTATTATGCAACATTTTGTAAATTCTAGAAATAGAGGTTTTGAACAAAAACCTCAAAGTTTTTATCAAGATTTACGCTCTGAAAGTTGTAGCGATGAACTCACTTTAGAAATTTTTAAAACAGATAATGATGGTTTTGAAATTAAATTTGAAGGGAGTGCTTGTGCAATTTCAACTGCTGCAACTGATATTTTAATTTCAATGATTTTTCAAAAATCTGATCTTGAAATTAAGACCCTGTTAGCAACTTATGAAAAAATGATTGAGACTGGTGAAATTACTAATTTAAATTTATTAGGAGAGTTAATAGCTTTTAAAAATATTTTCAAACAAAAAAATCGAAAGACTTGTGCTTTGTTGGGAAGTAAAGGGCTTAAAAGTTTATTTAATTTTTAA
- a CDS encoding aminotransferase class V-fold PLP-dependent enzyme, whose protein sequence is MNKIRKQFPILTRESKLIYFDNGATTLKPKSVIEAEEYYLKTISANPHTNDYQIAYQANEIIAQTRQQTAKFINAASCQEIVFTSGTTFAINQIAQGIKKILKPGDEILTTSLEHSANLLPWIVVAKQVQAKVKTLELNSDGGINLEALKQKITLQTKIVTFAHVSNTFGYENNVLEISKVIRKINPNVIIVVDAAQSVAHTEIDVQKWDIDFLAFSAHKMYGPFGLGILWGKMALLDQLEPLLYGGGMSLTIDENLEDYYLATTPEKFEGGTPNISAIYAFQKSLDFIESISIKEIKSYEKMLKHYFIDQVKQANLQAKIDFYNLDSLSPIVILNVKGINPQDIATFLDLKYHIAARSGSHCARRTVDLINTKVSLRISFAVYNTVEEIDVLIEALKHTDEFLDVLF, encoded by the coding sequence ATGAATAAAATTCGTAAACAATTTCCGATATTAACTCGAGAATCTAAGCTAATCTACTTTGATAATGGAGCTACAACTTTGAAGCCTAAATCAGTGATTGAAGCCGAAGAATATTATCTAAAAACAATTAGTGCAAATCCTCATACAAATGATTATCAAATTGCATATCAAGCTAATGAAATAATTGCTCAAACTCGCCAACAAACTGCAAAATTTATTAATGCTGCTAGCTGTCAAGAAATCGTATTTACAAGTGGAACAACATTTGCAATTAACCAAATTGCTCAGGGAATTAAGAAAATTCTTAAACCCGGTGATGAAATTTTGACCACTAGTCTCGAACACTCAGCTAATCTTTTGCCTTGAATTGTTGTTGCTAAGCAAGTTCAAGCAAAAGTTAAAACTTTAGAATTAAATAGTGACGGAGGAATCAACCTTGAGGCATTGAAGCAAAAGATCACTTTGCAAACAAAAATTGTTACTTTTGCTCATGTTTCAAATACTTTTGGATATGAAAACAATGTTTTAGAAATTTCTAAAGTTATACGTAAAATTAATCCAAATGTCATTATTGTTGTTGATGCAGCCCAATCAGTTGCGCACACTGAAATTGACGTTCAAAAATGAGATATTGATTTTTTAGCATTTTCAGCTCATAAAATGTACGGTCCTTTTGGATTGGGAATCTTATGAGGAAAAATGGCGCTCTTAGATCAACTCGAACCACTGTTATATGGAGGTGGAATGAGTCTAACAATTGATGAAAATTTAGAGGACTATTATCTTGCAACAACACCTGAAAAATTTGAAGGTGGAACACCGAATATTTCAGCAATCTATGCTTTTCAAAAAAGCTTGGACTTTATTGAGAGTATTTCAATAAAAGAAATTAAAAGCTATGAAAAAATGCTAAAGCATTATTTTATTGATCAAGTTAAGCAAGCAAACTTGCAAGCAAAAATTGATTTTTACAATTTGGATAGTCTGTCGCCAATAGTAATTTTAAATGTTAAGGGAATTAATCCTCAAGATATTGCGACTTTTTTAGATTTAAAATATCATATTGCGGCACGTTCAGGCTCACATTGTGCTCGTCGAACTGTTGATTTAATTAATACCAAGGTCTCGTTAAGAATAAGTTTTGCAGTTTACAATACTGTTGAAGAAATTGATGTTCTAATTGAAGCACTTAAACATACTGATGAGTTTTTGGATGTATTATTTTAA